A part of Mailhella massiliensis genomic DNA contains:
- a CDS encoding Arm DNA-binding domain-containing protein yields the protein MNNFIFYRPDGFHWTHRHTPFFGVYLGVNKPEKEDYPMSLTDTAIRAAKPAEKQQKLFDAKGLYLLIMPSGTKSWRLKYHFQGKEKLISLGTYPATSLKEAREKAADARKAIENGIDPSAQRKLDKQLAQNTF from the coding sequence ATGAATAATTTTATTTTTTATCGTCCAGATGGATTTCACTGGACACATAGACATACCCCATTTTTTGGGGTATATCTTGGGGTAAACAAACCTGAAAAGGAGGACTACCCCATGTCGTTGACCGATACCGCAATCCGTGCCGCCAAACCGGCTGAAAAGCAGCAGAAACTCTTTGACGCCAAAGGGCTGTACCTGCTCATCATGCCGAGCGGCACAAAAAGCTGGAGGCTAAAATACCATTTTCAGGGCAAGGAAAAGCTGATTTCCCTCGGCACCTATCCCGCAACATCCCTGAAAGAGGCAAGGGAAAAAGCCGCCGATGCCAGAAAAGCCATTGAGAACGGTATCGACCCGTCCGCTCAACGAAAACTGGACAAGCAGCTTGCACAGAACACCTTTG